One window of Streptomyces sp. NBC_00273 genomic DNA carries:
- a CDS encoding TetR/AcrR family transcriptional regulator, giving the protein MVRVGLTPERLTLAGAEMADEAGFDQVTLSALARRFDVKVASLYSHLKSSHELKTRIALLALEELADLVAAAVAGRAGKDALIAFANAYRDYARAHPGRYDAARLRLDPQTAAASAGVRHAQMTRAILRGYDLAEPDQTHAVRMLGSVFHGYVSLEAAGGFSHTAVDSQESWAWTLESLDAMLRHRNTP; this is encoded by the coding sequence ATGGTGAGGGTGGGACTGACCCCGGAGCGGCTGACCCTGGCGGGGGCCGAGATGGCCGACGAGGCCGGATTCGACCAGGTGACCCTTTCGGCGCTCGCCCGGCGGTTCGACGTCAAGGTCGCGAGCCTGTACTCGCACCTGAAGAGCTCCCACGAGCTCAAGACCAGGATCGCCCTGCTCGCGCTGGAGGAACTGGCCGACCTGGTCGCCGCCGCCGTGGCCGGCCGTGCGGGCAAGGACGCCCTGATCGCCTTCGCGAACGCCTACCGCGACTACGCGCGGGCGCATCCCGGGCGCTACGACGCCGCCCGGCTCAGGCTCGACCCGCAGACGGCTGCCGCCAGCGCAGGGGTGCGGCACGCTCAGATGACGCGGGCGATCCTGCGCGGCTACGACCTGGCGGAGCCGGACCAGACGCACGCGGTCCGCATGTTGGGCAGCGTGTTCCACGGCTACGTCAGCCTGGAGGCAGCCGGCGGCTTCAGCCACACGGCCGTCGACTCGCAGGAGTCCTGGGCCTGGACCCTGGAATCGCTCGACGCCATGCTGCGGCACCGGAACACCCCTTGA
- a CDS encoding cytochrome d ubiquinol oxidase subunit II: MTAAGVIAAVLLLAVAAYTCAGGTDYGAGFWDLTAGGAERGKRPRWLIDHAMAPVWEVNNVWLIFVLVIMWTGFPEFFQTVFSAMWLPLALAAIGIVLRGAGFALRKPTRKIAGRRVYGAVFAVSSLLTPFFLGAAAGGIASGRVGPGTEPTAHAWFNPTSVFFGLLAVVGTALLGAVFLAADAVRYEAPDLHAYFRRRALATLGAFAVLGAVTLIVAHADAPHLWHGLTHGAGLVLIIVAVLATVVTAWLLLRTSGAWSRPAAVVLMASSVIAWGAAQRPYLIPGRLTVAEAAGAPSTLHWLIIVTVVAAVLVFPAVAFLYRLDTRGDLEPLTDADLRRGGDPEPGA, translated from the coding sequence GTGACCGCCGCCGGTGTGATCGCCGCCGTCCTGCTCCTCGCGGTGGCCGCCTACACCTGCGCCGGCGGCACCGACTACGGGGCGGGCTTCTGGGACCTGACGGCGGGCGGCGCGGAACGCGGGAAGCGACCCCGGTGGCTCATCGACCACGCCATGGCCCCGGTCTGGGAAGTCAACAACGTCTGGCTCATCTTCGTCCTGGTCATCATGTGGACCGGGTTCCCGGAGTTCTTCCAGACCGTGTTCTCCGCGATGTGGCTGCCCCTGGCCCTCGCCGCCATCGGCATCGTGCTGCGCGGCGCCGGCTTCGCGCTGCGCAAGCCGACCCGCAAGATCGCCGGACGGCGCGTCTACGGCGCCGTGTTCGCGGTCTCCTCGCTCCTGACCCCGTTCTTCCTCGGTGCCGCCGCCGGCGGGATCGCCTCGGGGCGCGTGGGGCCGGGCACCGAGCCGACGGCGCACGCCTGGTTCAACCCGACCTCCGTCTTCTTCGGCCTGCTGGCCGTCGTCGGCACGGCGCTGCTCGGAGCGGTGTTCCTGGCCGCGGACGCCGTCCGATACGAAGCCCCCGACCTGCACGCCTACTTCCGGCGGCGGGCACTGGCCACCCTCGGCGCCTTCGCCGTGCTGGGGGCGGTCACCCTGATCGTGGCCCATGCCGACGCCCCCCACCTGTGGCACGGCCTCACCCACGGCGCCGGGCTCGTCCTCATCATCGTGGCCGTGCTGGCCACCGTCGTCACGGCATGGCTGCTGCTGCGCACCTCCGGGGCGTGGTCCCGGCCGGCGGCCGTCGTCCTCATGGCCTCGTCCGTGATCGCGTGGGGCGCGGCGCAGCGCCCGTACCTCATCCCCGGCCGGCTGACGGTGGCCGAGGCGGCGGGGGCGCCCAGCACCCTGCACTGGCTGATCATCGTGACGGTGGTGGCCGCGGTCCTGGTCTTCCCCGCCGTGGCCTTCCTGTACCGGCTCGACACCCGCGGCGACCTGGAACCCCTCACCGATGCCGACCTGCGCCGCGGCGGCGACCCGGAACCCGGGGCCTGA
- a CDS encoding carbonic anhydrase, whose protein sequence is MSTSLSPTPSEAFELLLAGNRRFIAGAPEHPNQDAARRTETAPAQSPFAVFFGCSDSRLAAEIIFDRGLGDLFVVRTAGHVAGPEVLGSIEYAVSVLESPLVVVLGHDKCGAVAATRAALTDGVSATGYVRDVIERVTPSVLAARAAGLTDEDDIIAEHIRHTVDLLMDRSRVLADQVTAGRTAVVGLSYRLADGSARVITTRGLPSEVSA, encoded by the coding sequence ATGAGTACCTCGCTGTCACCGACTCCGTCCGAGGCCTTCGAGCTGCTGCTGGCCGGCAACCGGCGTTTCATCGCGGGCGCACCCGAGCACCCGAACCAGGACGCCGCCCGCCGCACCGAGACCGCACCGGCTCAGAGTCCCTTCGCGGTGTTCTTCGGCTGCTCCGACTCGCGACTGGCCGCCGAGATCATCTTCGACCGCGGGCTGGGGGACCTGTTCGTCGTCCGCACCGCGGGCCACGTCGCGGGTCCGGAGGTCCTGGGCAGCATCGAGTACGCGGTGAGCGTGCTGGAGAGCCCGCTGGTCGTCGTGCTGGGCCACGACAAGTGCGGTGCGGTCGCCGCGACCCGCGCCGCCCTGACCGACGGCGTCAGCGCGACCGGATACGTGCGCGACGTCATCGAACGCGTCACCCCCAGCGTGCTGGCCGCCCGCGCCGCCGGACTCACCGACGAGGACGACATCATCGCCGAGCACATACGGCACACCGTCGACCTCCTCATGGACCGCTCCCGCGTCCTCGCCGACCAGGTCACGGCAGGGCGCACCGCCGTGGTGGGCCTGTCCTACCGACTGGCCGACGGCAGCGCCCGGGTCATCACCACCCGCGGCCTCCCGAGCGAGGTGTCGGCCTGA
- a CDS encoding SpoIIE family protein phosphatase — protein MSETFRAGPGPAKVVPSEPGGLLDVLSVAAVVLDADGRITLWSPQAQDLFGWSAEEALGSYAAKLLVVEEYVDLVLERFGKVMAGGGAWAGVFPVRRKDGSTRLVEFRNMRLQDEHGGVYALGIACDEAVLRGVERDLALSVPLVAQSPLGLAVLDTDLRYVLVNPTLQRINGLPAESHLGRTPGEALPFLDTDAIEAAMRQVLVTGVPLLDQYGTGRTPADPDQEHAWSGSYYRLEDPRGRVIGVALMVVDVTDSYRAAKEAAEARRRLDVIARASVTVGTTLDLERTARELAHLVVADLADIASVDVLDSVLEGSVATAPGPRTGQALFMALAVATAYETTSVRVTDPVGERITYPAERLVTRCVSTGRPVLVSHVTGADLAHIARDAAAADLLAHEGAHSYLAVPLTARGQVLGALGLLRTRNPLPFDHDDVTLAGELATRAAIAIDNARWYQHATDTALTLQRHLLPHPPPRSAGLQIAYRYQPAAAASGIGGDWFDAIPQPRDKTALVVGDVMGHGVHAAATMGQLRTATRTLADLGLDPARVLRHLDHITAELDGTIATCVYATWDPHRSRCRVALAGHPPPVVIRSGQAPRLLALPTGVPLGTGDLGRADFENTVLDLLPGDRLVLYTDGLVETRDDALDDRLDLLLRLLADPGLPPEATCDRLLDALRHHDATDDVALVIAHVRPHPPAASAPPAPSRTH, from the coding sequence ATGTCCGAGACGTTCCGGGCCGGGCCCGGCCCGGCGAAAGTGGTCCCCTCCGAGCCCGGCGGACTGCTGGACGTTCTGAGCGTGGCCGCGGTGGTCCTGGACGCCGACGGGCGGATCACGTTGTGGAGCCCCCAGGCACAGGACCTGTTCGGCTGGTCGGCCGAGGAAGCGCTCGGCAGCTACGCGGCGAAACTGCTGGTCGTCGAAGAGTACGTGGACCTGGTCCTCGAACGGTTCGGCAAGGTCATGGCCGGCGGCGGCGCCTGGGCGGGCGTGTTCCCCGTACGGCGCAAGGACGGCTCCACACGGCTGGTGGAGTTCCGCAACATGCGGCTGCAGGACGAGCACGGCGGCGTGTACGCCCTGGGGATCGCCTGCGACGAGGCCGTACTACGGGGCGTGGAGCGCGACCTGGCGCTGTCGGTGCCCCTGGTGGCGCAGTCCCCGCTCGGGCTGGCGGTGCTCGACACCGACCTGCGCTACGTCCTGGTCAACCCGACGCTCCAGCGGATCAACGGCCTGCCCGCCGAAAGCCACCTGGGCCGTACACCCGGTGAGGCCCTGCCGTTCCTGGACACGGACGCGATCGAAGCCGCCATGCGCCAGGTCCTGGTCACCGGCGTGCCCCTGCTGGACCAGTACGGCACCGGGCGCACCCCCGCCGACCCGGACCAGGAGCACGCCTGGTCGGGCTCGTACTACCGGCTGGAGGACCCGCGCGGACGGGTGATCGGTGTGGCCCTCATGGTGGTGGACGTCACCGACAGCTACCGTGCGGCCAAAGAGGCCGCCGAAGCCCGTAGGCGCCTCGACGTCATCGCCCGTGCGTCGGTGACCGTCGGGACCACCCTGGACCTGGAGCGCACGGCCCGCGAGCTCGCCCACCTCGTCGTGGCCGACCTGGCCGACATCGCCTCGGTCGACGTCCTCGACTCCGTCCTGGAGGGCAGCGTCGCCACGGCGCCCGGCCCCCGGACGGGGCAGGCGCTCTTCATGGCCCTGGCAGTGGCGACGGCCTACGAAACGACCTCGGTCCGCGTCACCGACCCGGTGGGCGAACGCATCACGTATCCGGCCGAACGCCTGGTCACCCGCTGCGTGAGCACCGGGCGCCCCGTCCTCGTGTCGCACGTCACCGGCGCGGACCTGGCGCACATCGCGCGCGACGCAGCCGCCGCGGACCTCCTCGCCCACGAGGGTGCGCACTCCTACCTGGCCGTACCCCTGACCGCCCGGGGCCAGGTCCTCGGCGCCCTCGGCCTCCTGCGCACCCGCAATCCGCTCCCCTTCGACCACGACGACGTCACCCTGGCCGGTGAGCTGGCCACCCGCGCCGCCATCGCCATCGACAACGCCCGCTGGTACCAGCACGCCACCGACACCGCCCTGACGCTCCAGCGCCACCTCCTCCCCCACCCCCCGCCCCGGTCGGCCGGCCTGCAGATCGCCTACCGCTACCAGCCCGCGGCAGCGGCCAGCGGCATCGGCGGCGACTGGTTCGACGCGATCCCCCAGCCACGGGACAAGACCGCTCTCGTGGTCGGCGACGTCATGGGGCACGGTGTCCATGCCGCCGCCACCATGGGACAACTGCGCACGGCCACCCGTACCCTGGCGGACCTCGGCCTCGACCCGGCCCGGGTGCTGCGCCACCTCGACCACATCACCGCCGAGCTGGACGGGACCATCGCGACCTGCGTCTACGCCACCTGGGACCCGCACCGCTCCCGCTGCCGCGTCGCCCTCGCCGGCCACCCGCCCCCCGTCGTCATCCGGTCGGGGCAGGCCCCCCGCCTGCTCGCCCTCCCCACCGGCGTGCCGCTCGGCACGGGAGACCTCGGCCGTGCAGACTTCGAGAACACCGTCCTCGACCTGCTCCCCGGGGACCGGTTGGTCCTCTACACCGACGGCCTCGTCGAAACCCGCGACGACGCCCTGGACGACCGCCTCGACCTGCTCCTGCGCCTGCTCGCCGATCCCGGCCTCCCGCCGGAGGCGACCTGCGACCGGCTCCTGGACGCACTGCGACACCACGACGCGACCGACGACGTCGCCCTCGTCATCGCCCATGTACGACCCCACCCGCCCGCGGCCTCGGCGCCGCCCGCGCCTTCGAGGACGCACTGA
- a CDS encoding glycoside hydrolase family 15 protein: protein MDEYPLIENHGLIGDLQTAALVTSDGVVDWFCCPRFDSPSVFGALLDKDKGGHCTVRPAHATYATKQLYLPDTAVLVTRFMTEAGAGEVVDFMPLTGTTITPRHRLVRMVRCVRGSMTFDVDIAPRFDYGRKSHDLNLTQNGAVFTADGATLTVHTIREPEDERLGQLLSAGERDLHLTLRLTAGQQRGLILESAADGPPRQVRLTEYEELFQATIGYWRTWLSTSRYTGRWREAVERSAVTLKLMTYAPTGAVVAAPTAGLPEQLGGERNWDYRYTWIRDASFSVYALLGMGFTEEAKAFIGWLDDRIKERAGGESESGPLNIMYAVDGSSDLKEETLDHWEGYERSAPVRIGNGAATQLQMDIYGEALDSISFAHGHDIHLGYHGWTGMVHVLDWLADHWDQADEGLWETRGGAKDFTYGRVMSWVAFDRALRLAAAGGRPAPMQRWNSTRDRIFQQVMEKGWNEGRGAFVQHYGSEVLDSSLLRMPTVGFLTPQDPMWASTLDAMEQELVSDSLVYRYNPEASPDGLRGSEGTFSLCTFMYVDALARAGRIDQARLVLEKMLGYANHLGLYSEEIDLTGRQLGNFPQAFTHLALIDAAITLDAALNRGPIR, encoded by the coding sequence ATGGACGAGTACCCGCTGATCGAGAACCACGGCCTGATAGGCGATCTGCAGACCGCGGCGCTGGTCACCTCCGACGGGGTGGTCGACTGGTTCTGCTGCCCGCGCTTCGACTCGCCCAGCGTGTTCGGAGCCCTGCTGGACAAGGACAAGGGCGGCCACTGCACGGTCCGCCCGGCCCACGCGACGTACGCGACCAAGCAGTTGTACCTGCCCGACACCGCGGTGCTGGTGACCCGCTTCATGACCGAGGCCGGCGCCGGCGAGGTGGTCGACTTCATGCCCCTGACCGGCACCACGATCACGCCCCGGCACCGACTCGTCCGCATGGTCCGCTGCGTGCGCGGCAGCATGACCTTCGACGTCGACATCGCGCCCCGGTTCGACTACGGGCGCAAGTCGCACGACCTGAACCTCACGCAGAACGGGGCGGTGTTCACCGCCGACGGCGCCACCCTGACCGTGCACACCATCCGGGAACCGGAGGACGAGCGGCTGGGTCAACTCCTGAGCGCCGGCGAGCGCGACCTGCACCTCACCCTGCGCCTCACGGCGGGGCAACAGCGCGGCCTGATCCTGGAGTCGGCCGCCGACGGGCCGCCCCGGCAGGTCCGTCTCACCGAGTACGAGGAGCTCTTCCAGGCCACCATCGGCTACTGGCGGACCTGGCTGAGCACCTCCCGCTACACCGGCCGCTGGCGCGAGGCGGTGGAGCGCTCCGCCGTGACCTTGAAGCTGATGACCTACGCCCCCACCGGCGCCGTCGTCGCCGCCCCCACCGCGGGACTGCCCGAGCAGCTCGGCGGCGAGCGCAACTGGGACTACCGCTACACGTGGATCCGGGACGCCTCGTTCTCCGTGTACGCCCTGCTCGGCATGGGCTTCACGGAAGAGGCGAAGGCCTTCATCGGGTGGCTCGACGACCGCATCAAGGAACGGGCGGGCGGCGAGAGCGAATCGGGACCGCTGAACATCATGTACGCGGTCGACGGCTCCTCCGACCTGAAGGAGGAGACCCTGGACCACTGGGAGGGCTACGAACGCTCGGCCCCCGTCCGCATCGGCAACGGGGCCGCCACCCAGCTCCAGATGGACATCTACGGCGAGGCGCTGGACAGCATCTCCTTCGCGCACGGACACGACATCCACCTCGGCTACCACGGATGGACCGGCATGGTCCACGTCCTGGACTGGCTGGCCGACCACTGGGACCAGGCCGACGAGGGCCTGTGGGAGACCCGCGGCGGGGCCAAGGACTTCACCTACGGCCGGGTGATGTCATGGGTGGCCTTCGACCGCGCGCTGCGGCTCGCCGCGGCCGGCGGCCGTCCCGCGCCCATGCAGCGCTGGAACTCCACCCGGGACCGGATCTTCCAACAGGTCATGGAGAAGGGGTGGAACGAGGGCCGCGGCGCCTTCGTCCAGCACTACGGCAGCGAGGTGCTCGACTCGTCCCTCCTGCGCATGCCGACCGTCGGCTTCCTCACCCCCCAGGACCCGATGTGGGCCTCCACCCTCGACGCGATGGAGCAGGAACTGGTCAGCGACAGCCTGGTGTACCGCTACAACCCCGAAGCGTCTCCGGACGGCCTGCGCGGCTCCGAGGGCACCTTCTCGCTGTGCACCTTCATGTACGTCGACGCACTCGCCCGGGCCGGCCGGATCGACCAGGCCCGCCTCGTCCTGGAGAAGATGCTGGGCTATGCAAACCACCTGGGCCTGTACTCCGAGGAGATCGACCTGACCGGGCGCCAACTGGGCAACTTCCCGCAGGCGTTCACCCACCTCGCCCTCATCGACGCGGCGATCACGCTCGACGCGGCCCTGAACCGGGGCCCCATCCGGTAG
- a CDS encoding L-threonylcarbamoyladenylate synthase, which produces MALRYDCSTASGRTDGLSTAARAVRRGELVVLPTDTVYGIGADAFNADAVDSLLGAKGRDRAMPSPVLVASPDALHDLVAELPKQGWALVEAFWPGGLTLVARHLPSLTWDLGETHGTVAVRMPSHPVALELLAETGPMAVSSANLTGRPSPQDCDAAQDMLGDSVAVYLDGGRTEAAVASSIVDLTGPVPVLRRAGAISAHALRGVVPDLLEP; this is translated from the coding sequence ATGGCCCTTCGATATGACTGCTCCACGGCTTCCGGCCGGACCGACGGGCTGAGCACGGCCGCCCGGGCGGTACGCCGGGGCGAGCTCGTGGTGCTCCCGACGGACACCGTCTACGGCATCGGTGCGGACGCCTTCAACGCGGACGCGGTGGACAGCCTGCTGGGAGCCAAGGGGCGGGACCGTGCGATGCCCTCGCCGGTGCTGGTCGCCTCCCCGGACGCCCTGCACGACCTGGTCGCCGAATTGCCCAAGCAGGGGTGGGCCTTGGTGGAGGCGTTCTGGCCGGGCGGGCTGACCCTGGTCGCCCGTCATCTGCCCTCGCTGACCTGGGACCTCGGGGAGACCCACGGCACGGTCGCGGTCCGGATGCCGTCCCATCCCGTGGCGCTCGAGCTGCTCGCCGAGACCGGACCGATGGCGGTCTCCAGTGCCAATCTGACCGGCCGCCCCTCTCCGCAGGACTGCGACGCCGCGCAGGACATGCTGGGCGACTCCGTCGCCGTCTACCTCGACGGCGGGCGCACCGAGGCCGCCGTCGCCTCCTCGATCGTGGACCTCACCGGCCCGGTACCGGTCCTCAGGCGTGCCGGCGCCATCAGCGCCCACGCCTTGCGCGGCGTCGTGCCCGACCTGCTGGAGCCGTGA
- a CDS encoding class I SAM-dependent methyltransferase encodes MTTTASQEAFLQAFHAEYPAVTAEALGRGRAPDGRSSYEILCDRVTGSTRVLDLGCGDGHLLELLARKGGRELAGVDLSAHSLALARRRPALSAAKLEEGRAQELPFADDSFDACVSHMALMLMGEIEHVVAEVARVLSPGGVLACVVGGGAVGGEAYERFLALLRATIEEAPAAQRIPALGDRRARSREGLDEVLGPAGFTAVDWETVPLDLSGPVEQVWTAVSGLYDLGPLDRATVERLRRAFLAEVRAMTTSDGHVPCAFNIHVATARLR; translated from the coding sequence GTGACGACTACTGCATCGCAAGAAGCATTCCTCCAGGCGTTCCACGCGGAGTACCCGGCAGTGACCGCGGAAGCGCTCGGGCGTGGCCGCGCTCCCGACGGCCGGTCCAGCTACGAGATCCTGTGCGATCGGGTGACCGGAAGCACGCGCGTGCTGGATCTCGGCTGCGGCGACGGCCACCTGCTCGAGTTACTGGCCCGAAAGGGCGGGAGGGAACTCGCCGGGGTGGACCTGTCGGCGCACTCCCTGGCCCTGGCACGACGTCGACCGGCGCTGTCCGCAGCGAAGTTGGAGGAAGGCCGGGCCCAAGAGCTTCCCTTCGCCGACGACAGCTTCGACGCGTGCGTTTCCCACATGGCGCTGATGTTGATGGGCGAGATCGAGCACGTCGTGGCCGAAGTTGCGCGCGTGCTGTCTCCGGGAGGGGTTCTGGCATGCGTAGTGGGGGGTGGGGCCGTGGGCGGAGAGGCTTATGAACGGTTCCTCGCATTGCTGCGGGCCACGATCGAGGAGGCACCGGCCGCACAGCGCATCCCGGCGTTGGGGGACCGGAGGGCACGCAGCCGCGAAGGGCTCGACGAAGTCCTCGGACCGGCAGGCTTCACGGCGGTCGACTGGGAGACCGTTCCCCTCGACCTGAGCGGACCGGTGGAGCAGGTATGGACCGCCGTGTCCGGTCTCTACGATCTCGGCCCGCTCGATCGGGCGACGGTGGAGCGTCTGCGCCGAGCCTTCCTCGCCGAGGTGAGGGCCATGACGACATCGGACGGGCACGTCCCCTGCGCCTTCAACATCCACGTGGCCACGGCCCGCCTGCGCTAG
- a CDS encoding GDSL-type esterase/lipase family protein: MSSEQGWITTPVTADILRGHLDVERTARGLLPHRLPARARQQIPDDLLAVAEAQPSGVRLAFRTRSTVIELDTLPTKRVYKGFPPPPDGVYDLLVDGRLTARATVAGGNVRTVTDMVSQTAELTEGPAGTARFAGLPAGDKDIEIWLPHTEVTELIALRTEAPVEPARSSGRRVWLHHGSSISHGSNAVRPSAIWPALAAARGGVELVNMGFGGSALLDPFTARAMRDTPADLISLKIGINVVNGDTMRLRAFVPAVHGFLDTIREGRPTTPLLVVSPLLCPVQEDTPGPLAPDFDGGTLRFKATGDPAERAAGRLTLNVIRDALAAVVQQRTADDPNLHHLDGRDLYGESDHAELPLPDAVHPCPEGHRRIAENFARLAFTGDGPFAATTG, from the coding sequence ATGAGCAGCGAACAGGGCTGGATCACCACACCCGTCACCGCGGACATCCTGCGCGGGCACCTCGACGTGGAGCGGACCGCGCGCGGTCTGCTGCCGCACCGACTGCCTGCCCGGGCGCGGCAGCAGATCCCCGACGACCTGCTGGCCGTGGCCGAGGCCCAACCCTCCGGCGTACGACTGGCCTTCCGCACCCGGTCCACCGTCATCGAGCTCGACACGCTGCCCACCAAGCGGGTCTACAAGGGGTTCCCGCCCCCGCCGGACGGCGTGTACGACCTGCTGGTGGACGGCCGCCTCACCGCCCGGGCCACGGTGGCCGGCGGCAACGTCCGTACGGTCACCGACATGGTCAGCCAGACCGCGGAGCTGACCGAAGGGCCCGCGGGGACCGCCCGGTTCGCCGGTCTCCCGGCGGGTGACAAGGACATCGAGATCTGGCTTCCGCACACGGAGGTCACCGAGTTGATCGCCCTGCGCACCGAAGCCCCCGTCGAGCCGGCGCGCAGCAGCGGGCGCAGGGTGTGGCTGCACCACGGCAGTTCCATCAGCCACGGGTCGAACGCCGTCCGCCCGAGCGCCATCTGGCCCGCCCTGGCCGCTGCCCGGGGCGGAGTGGAGCTGGTCAACATGGGGTTCGGCGGGAGCGCGCTACTGGACCCGTTCACGGCGCGTGCGATGCGGGACACCCCCGCGGACCTGATCAGCCTCAAGATCGGCATCAATGTCGTCAACGGTGACACGATGCGCCTGCGCGCCTTCGTCCCCGCCGTCCACGGCTTCCTCGACACCATCCGCGAGGGCCGTCCCACGACACCGCTGCTGGTGGTCTCCCCCCTTCTGTGCCCGGTCCAGGAGGACACGCCCGGCCCGCTCGCGCCGGACTTCGACGGCGGGACCCTGCGGTTCAAGGCCACGGGCGATCCGGCCGAGCGCGCTGCCGGGCGGCTCACCCTCAACGTCATCCGCGACGCGCTCGCGGCCGTCGTGCAACAGCGGACGGCCGACGACCCGAACCTCCACCACCTCGACGGACGCGACCTGTACGGCGAGAGCGACCACGCCGAACTCCCGCTGCCGGACGCGGTCCACCCCTGCCCCGAAGGGCACCGCCGCATCGCCGAGAACTTCGCGCGGCTGGCGTTCACGGGCGACGGCCCCTTCGCCGCGACGACCGGCTGA
- a CDS encoding DUF2804 domain-containing protein — protein MPTHEREIVAPVDLCGTDGRIAPDAIGWSRRPLHRCRIPGWGRTKRWEYWCVTTPTHLVALTVSDLDYLALNSVYVLEYGSTVREFERTAILPGGFGVRLPDTIAGAPDPGSPALVVGPPRPAGSRVRIEIRGEGSGTRLRARCLSPQGLPVEVDLHVEMPAGHETLSVVVPWDERRFQYTSKHTARPASGTVRIGGDVLAFGDDAWGTLDHGRGRWPRSVVWNWGAASGRTDGRTVGLQFGGRWTRGTGATENAVCVDGRISKIGQELEWHWSPGDHLAPWSIRSPGSDRVDLVFTPFHNRSTRTDIGLLANRTDQCFGHYTGSIRTDDGERIAVDRLLGWAEDVRMRW, from the coding sequence ATGCCCACGCACGAACGTGAGATCGTCGCGCCCGTCGACCTGTGCGGCACCGACGGAAGGATCGCCCCGGACGCGATCGGCTGGTCGCGCCGACCGCTGCACCGCTGCCGGATTCCCGGCTGGGGGCGGACGAAGCGGTGGGAGTACTGGTGCGTCACCACGCCCACGCACCTGGTGGCCCTGACCGTGAGCGACCTCGACTACCTGGCCCTTAACTCGGTCTACGTCCTGGAATACGGTTCGACCGTAAGGGAATTCGAGCGCACCGCGATCCTGCCCGGCGGATTCGGCGTCCGTCTCCCCGACACCATCGCCGGAGCTCCGGATCCGGGGTCTCCTGCGCTCGTGGTCGGACCGCCGCGGCCGGCCGGGAGCCGGGTAAGGATCGAGATCCGGGGCGAGGGCTCCGGGACCCGCTTGCGGGCGCGCTGTCTGAGCCCGCAGGGCCTCCCGGTGGAGGTGGACCTCCACGTCGAGATGCCCGCCGGGCACGAGACCCTCTCCGTGGTGGTCCCCTGGGACGAACGTCGTTTCCAGTACACCTCCAAGCACACGGCCCGGCCCGCGTCCGGGACGGTGCGCATCGGCGGCGACGTGCTGGCGTTCGGCGACGACGCCTGGGGCACCCTCGACCACGGGCGCGGCCGGTGGCCCCGCTCGGTGGTGTGGAACTGGGGCGCCGCGTCCGGGCGTACCGACGGCCGCACCGTCGGGCTGCAGTTCGGCGGCCGCTGGACCCGCGGCACCGGAGCGACCGAGAACGCGGTGTGCGTGGACGGCCGGATCAGCAAGATCGGCCAGGAGCTGGAGTGGCACTGGTCCCCGGGCGACCACCTGGCACCGTGGTCGATCCGCAGCCCCGGATCGGACCGGGTGGACCTGGTGTTCACCCCGTTCCACAACCGGTCCACCCGCACCGACATCGGGCTCCTCGCCAACCGCACGGACCAGTGCTTCGGCCACTACACGGGCTCGATCCGCACGGACGACGGCGAGCGGATCGCGGTGGACCGGCTGTTGGGCTGGGCCGAGGACGTCCGCATGCGCTGGTAG
- a CDS encoding CatB-related O-acetyltransferase: MELPPAVTAPKATAVNRLPADPTVLHPFPDQPRVVLLKPLLTSPLIEAGEYSYYDDPEDPTAFETRNVLYHYGPERLVIGKFCALGTGVRFIMNGANHRMDGPSTFPFPIMGGSWAEHFDLLTDLPGRGDTVVGNDVWFGYGTTVMPGVRIGHGAVIASGAVVVDDVPDYAVVGGNPAGLIRTRYSDDDIARLLSIAWWDWPAAHLTAHIRTVMSGTVHDLEKAAPRA; this comes from the coding sequence ATGGAGCTCCCGCCAGCCGTCACCGCACCGAAAGCGACCGCCGTGAACCGTCTTCCCGCGGATCCGACCGTGCTCCACCCGTTTCCGGACCAGCCGCGCGTGGTGCTGCTGAAGCCACTGCTGACGTCACCGCTGATCGAGGCGGGTGAGTACTCGTACTACGACGACCCGGAGGATCCGACCGCGTTCGAGACCAGGAACGTCCTCTACCACTACGGGCCGGAGAGGCTGGTCATCGGGAAGTTCTGCGCGCTGGGCACCGGGGTCCGGTTCATCATGAACGGGGCCAACCACCGGATGGACGGCCCCTCCACGTTCCCCTTCCCCATCATGGGCGGTTCCTGGGCCGAGCACTTCGACCTGCTGACCGACCTGCCCGGCAGGGGGGACACCGTCGTCGGCAACGACGTCTGGTTCGGCTACGGCACGACGGTCATGCCCGGAGTGCGCATCGGGCACGGCGCCGTCATCGCCTCGGGTGCCGTCGTGGTCGACGACGTCCCCGACTACGCCGTCGTCGGCGGCAACCCGGCCGGACTCATCCGCACCCGCTACTCCGACGACGACATCGCCCGCCTGCTGTCGATCGCCTGGTGGGACTGGCCGGCAGCGCACCTGACCGCGCACATCCGGACCGTCATGTCGGGCACCGTCCACGACCTGGAGAAGGCCGCACCCCGAGCGTGA